From the Hordeum vulgare subsp. vulgare chromosome 1H, MorexV3_pseudomolecules_assembly, whole genome shotgun sequence genome, the window GGGTTAACGTCCTTTTAGATTTAGGTTTAGGAGTTTGGGTATTAAATTGGAAGGTTTTGTCCCGAAAAAGGTTACCCTGCCAACACCCAATTAGAGTTGGAGTCTATTACATTTTGTAATCAGACTACTTATAGCCACCCCTTTGTGATCAATAAGGCAAGCAGAAAATAATCTAATTTCTCCCCTCGTGCACTTGCGCCTCGGCGCCCCTCCTCACCTCCTTTCTCAACCATAGGTCAACGAGGGTCGTCCTCCAATCTGCCACGACTACAACCTCCGTTCCAATCAAGCACCAGCCCGTAACAAGTAtgtattgaaatctctaaaaagacttagaaatggagggagtacttctgAGCGTTGACAGCATGGAATGCCCACCTTTTTTACCAGCAAACAAGCACCACAAGTCATGCATCCCCTAAATCATTGTCAAAGTAATCTCTACAGAAAGATCAATAGAGTGCTTTAGACTGCTAAGGAATGTACTTTTCCCATTACAATATTGTTTTGCCAACCATTTCCACAATTTGAGCTAACttgacatctcaagctcacatatggTAAGTTTCTCTATATAATGTGAGATCAGTTCATTTGATAACATAATAAGTTATGATATGGATTCACAGTGATGACACATCTTCAGTGACCAACACAATCCAATACCAATAGTTTATGTCAATAGCTTATTGGGTTGTTGCACAGAACAATTGATGCTAAATTGAGTATTACAGAAACAGTCGGCATTGGAAACCAGGAATGATCGTGGACCAAGATTTCAAGTGATGTTTTATCGAGAGACCAAAAGTATTTTCATGCCACTGAAATTGTTGCATTTCTTGTACTGAGGATGGATCCACATTTAATCAAATACGTATAACATTTGTCTGATCCAGGCCCGACCCTAAGGGGAGGCGAACGAGGCTGCCGCCCCGGGCCCTCGGTGGTAGAGGGGGCCCCTCTCGGGTTCACAGCAAACCCATGACCCAAGCCCCACCTGAAAGGAAGTTAGTGCATctccaatagatggtccaaaTGTAAAAGTAACTAACTTTTAAACCGTTCGAGGTCAAAAACACAGCTCCAACAGACGGTCCATATGGAAAAAAAAAATTTGGACAGCGGCCTCCTCGTGATGTAAAATGCAACACCTCGCGGTGCAAATTTACATCACGAGATGCATCTAGTCCAAAACCAGCCGCCGCCCGCGAACGCCCAACCACCACTTCATTTCCTTTCCCGCCCGCCCGCTCGCGACCTCCCGCCCGTCCGccgtcgccccgtcgccgccccgccgcccccacaacccgccgccgccccgccgcatgCCGCCCGCATCAGAtccggccccgccccgccccccGCCGCTGTTTCCACGCCACCCCGCCCCCCGCCCGTCGCGGATCCGGCCGCGGCCGCAGCGCATGTCGCCACCCCCGTCCGCCCCGCCCCGTCCGTTCGCCGCAACTCCGCCCGGCCCCGGCTCGCCCGACGTAGCTCCGACCCGCCCCGTGCGTCGCCGCCCCGTCCGCCCCGCCCCGTCCGCCGCCCCGTCCGGCTCCGTCCGCCACTGCCCACAGCTCCACCCCGCCCGGCTCCGTCCGCCACCGCCCAGCAGCTCCGCCCCGACGGCTCCGTCCGCCGCCGCTCTGGCCGcacgccgccgccgctccaccgCTCTCACCGCTCTCCGATGGCGCCGAAGAAGACGCCGAAGGGCAAGTCGGGCTTCTTCGGCGTGAGGCGGAAGCCGTCGGTTGTCGTCAATGCCGGCGAGACCGGCGAGGAGGCGATGGTGAGGTTTGCTCGGGAGCATCCGGAGTACGTCCAGGCCGAGCTGGAGCACTACTGGAAGCGTGAggcggagtagaagaagaaggtggacgAGGCCGGTCCCTCGACGGTGATCCCCATCGAGTCTTCTTCCGAGGAGGACTGGACAGATTtctcgaaggaggaggaggaggaggggtgcgaTGACCCGGAGAAGGAGGAGTTCTGGGAGCAGTTCCACAGCTCCGACGATGAGGAGTAGTTTATCTAGTAGTTTGAAGTAGTAGTTGAAGTTCATGTATGAAACTATGTTGAATTTGATGTTTGAACTATGTTGAATGGACTACTAGTTTGTCGTTTTAAGAAATTTTACATCTTTATTTTGGACCATCTATTGAAGTTGCTCTTTTGGACCATCAATTTGGATCATCTGTTGGAGTTGATCTTTTTTCGAAGCTCCAAAACACACTTTTTGACGGTCCAAATTTTACATCTTCGGTTTTGGACCGTCAAATTTAAAACCACCTATTGGAGAAGCTCTTATACGCAGACTTACGTAGCCCACGTTGGCCCGTATTTCTTCTTCCAGTCAGCGAGTTCGCTTGCTTTGCGGCGATCCAATTTCTCCATAACTTCGATCGTGAGTGGCGGTACCGAAGAAAATCCAGTCTCCAGCATGCGCCTCGCCGGTGTTCTTCCAGGTCCTGTACTCCCGCAGGTGTAGTTCTCATCTCTGTTTGTGAGATGCCTCTGATGTGCAAGACAAGCCACCCCACTTACAAGTCCCTCCCTGTTCTTCCACTCTTTGCCTTTCCTATTTGCTCACGTTCCAATGATGCATCACCGGCTAGCTCTTAGGAAGGCTCGATGTGCCGCAGTGCATAAAAATTAGTTCGTGTTCCCGTTCCGCTGTTCCCTTTGCTTTTGATGTCGCACTGTTTTTTGGTTGGCTTTTACTTACTTCGATTTGGACTTTGCGGGGACAACACTGATCGCCTTCTCGGTTGAAATTTGCCAGCTATGTGTATGGTAGTCGTTCTTTGCCTTCTCTGCTAATCTTTCATCAGATAAACTGTTGTCACATCATATGATTGCAGGTTAACTTCTGGGTTTTTTCTTTTTGAAGAATTGCaggttaatttcgaaattggaaGATGGTCTTGGGCTCTCCGCTATGCATGCACGCATAACTACCATCAAAACATGGTTATATAAGAAGGCCACTCACACTCCTGGACGTCAGGTAGGTAAATGATATTTTGTTGTGAATATTCTTTTAAACTTCAGTCCTTCACAAATGTTGTTTCCCCTAATTAACTCATTCTGAGTGCAAACTAATCTTCACTTGATATATATTCTTTCGTATTTTTACGGAACAATATTGACAATAATTAATTAAGTAAAAAATGATCCATAAAAGAATTGTCTGATTATTTTGATCTTCTTAGTAAGGGCATGGGGTTATAGTTTTGCCCCAGACCCCAGAAATATCAGGACCGGCCCTGGTCTGATCTCATCTCTGTGAATGATTATCAAGGGGAGACAAAGTTAACCAACAAAAAAACAAGAGCATACATTTTGAGCAGTGTTAAGCACCCTTTTGTTGTTTCTGTAGATGATTGGGTAGATACAACAAATGGTAGCTGCTCCTTCCCTGCCCAATTTAAGGGTAGGGGGAACTCAGACACAGTGAATGTGAAGACCCAGAAAATTGCTGCAATGCAACAAATGAatcaagtaagtgttgcaaaacGACATGCTTCTACAGTCAATGTACCAGAACATTCGGCGCTCCAAAAGAAATGCTAGTTTGAATGAAGTACATGCTTGTACCTTATTCTCAAGGGAACAAAAGAGTGTTGCTCTCAAGTCTTCCATACATCTGCATTACAAATTTTACATTTCAACTATGCATTCAGAAGTATTTTCATCGAATAAAACAATTATTTGCAGGAATGCATGTGAAGGGCTAAACAGGTGCTGATCTAGCAATGTGGATTGACAACTGAGTGTGGCAATCTTTAGGAAAGAACATTTATCATAGATTATTTAGTTTAATAATACCATAAATTCTATGTCACGTATTTGCATGCAACTTCTTAAATCAGTGATTGCAACATATGATCTGAAACACACACACCTTGACGCTACTAACAGATAAAAAAAGAGACAGTAGATGCAATGAGAATATGGGATACTCCCATCCAGTCCATTCAGCTTGCTGTCACGAGTGCTTCGCCAAATTTGATAGAGTATTGGAATTTGGAAACTCTTATCTTGACTCCAGGCAGTATGTAGACTGCACCAATCCTGGACCCGGAACATGACCAGTTTATCAACTGGTGCTGAGACAACAAGAACAAGGTTCCAACAAATTCAAGGCCAGCTGAGTTCATAAAAAATTATGCTCCCATGTAACCATGGGGGGATAAGCCCAAGACAAGTAGTTTCTACAACAACAAGTGAACCGGTTAAACAAGGTCTTCATTCAGTTCAGCAACCAAACGAACTAAAGATGCATATGTCCTAGTGCTAGCAACACATTTTTTAGCATCCATCACTGAAAGCATCTCTAAACATGCCCCAGCATGTCCCTTCTCATGTAGGCAATCAATTAAAAGTTTCCATACAACCTCATCATAGTTGTACCCTAAGCCAAGCATGTCACTGAAAATTGATACAGCCATCCCATGATCTCCACTATCACAAAGGCCAGAAAGAAGAAGGCAGCATGACTTTAGCCCTGGTTGAAAGCTCTGATGGGCCATCGATCTAAATTGCTCGCATGCTTCCCTGTACATTTCTAAGTTACAATAGCAACCAAGTAGATAATCAGACATGTCTTCATCCAACAGAATGCTATTTCCCTGCATTTTTAGCAACAGCCATTCCACCTCCTCCAGTCGACACTGATTACACAATCCCCTCAGCAATGCCTTGTATGTGCTAATGCCAGGAGCAGCatcagattcacacatctgttcaaAAAGCTCCTGCAGATTTCTCACATCTACCATCTTCCATATTTTTTCATTATCAAATGCATCACTGTCATCCTTGTTACACATATAATTAAGCAATATCGAATATGTTGTACAATCTGGATCAATAGGGACAGAAAGCATCTTCACATGTGCAAAGAAGGCTTTCTCCTTCAGGCCAGCATCAACATACGCCTTTATGATAGCGTTATATGTTTCCACATCTGGAAAAACACCTGCTTCATGCATTTCAACAACAGCCATGTCTATATTTTCTTCCTTCGTTGCACCTTCAAACCAATCTGTACTGATTTTCAGTGTATATGTCTGTTTGTCAGGTTTGCAACCAGAAGATATCATTTGCTCATACATCTTGGCAGCATCTGCGTGCTTCTTGTCCCAAAGCATTTGCTTGATGAGAATGTTAAATGTACAGGTCGTTGGTTCTATCCCCTGCTTCTTCATCTTATCTAGTAAATCTATAGCCCTATCCAATCTTTTCACTTTGCACAGACCATCAATAAGGGTGTTGTAGGTGTGAACATCAGGCATACAGTTCTCTGAAGCCATCTTCTCCATCAGCCCAAAAGCAGAATCAATATCACCTACTTGGCAATATCCATGAACCAGTGAAGTATATATGACGTTGTGTGCCTTAATACCTTTCATAGGAAGACAAGAAAAGAGAGAATGAGCCTCCTCCAGTTGACCTTCGTCACAAAGAGCATCTATAAAGATAGCATAGGTTTGTCGATCTGGAAGAACGCCATACTCCTCCATCAAATCAAGCAACCGGAGAGCAATCTTCCTTTCACCCACGCTACACTGACCAGATATCAGCGAGTTGAATGTAACAGTATTCGGCGACAACCCAGCCCCAGCCATTTGTGTCAAGAAGGCCATCGCCTTATGCACTTTACCGCCGCAACAGAATCCATGGATCACCTCATTAAAAGTTTGGACACCTGGGTTGACCCTATTCCTCTTCATCAACTGCAAAACATCAAGAGCAGCCTTCATATCACCGCCCTTGCAATACCCATTAATCAACGCATTATAAGTGAGAACTTCAAGAGCAACGCCCTTCCCTATGGCTTCATGCAACACCTTGGCACCATGCCCCACCTTTCCATGCTTGCACAGACCATGGACAACCTGGGTATATGTCCAGCAATCCGGAGAATGCCGCTGTATCTCCATTTTCTCCAATAACTTAGTCACATCATCGAACCTCCCCTCTTGACAAAGTCCGCCAATTAAGGCATTATAAGTCACAACGTTTGGCACCACACCCTTGTTGACCATCTCACCCAACAAAGCCTCGGCCTCCCCGACACGCCTAACCTTGCAGAGCCCATCGAGCAGCACAGTGTATGTGTGCACCCCGGGTCTGCACCAGCCCCTCGACATTTTTGCAAACACCCTACAGGCATCGTCTATGCGCCCCGCGGcacacagacccttgatcaggatAGTGTAGGAGTATCTGTCGTAGCAGGCACCCCAACGGCGTGGCATTTGCACGAACAAGCCGCACGCAGCTGCGAGGAGGCCGGCCCTGCAGAGCCCGAGCATGAGGCAGTTGTAGGTGAAGGTGTCCGGCGCGAGCCCCGCCTCGCGCATCCGAACCAGAGCGGCCCTGGCGTCCGCGAGGAGGGCGAGCTTGCAGTGCGCGTTGATGAGCGTGTTGTAGGTACAGCGATTGGGAGGTGCACCGGACTTTAGCATGGCGCCGAAGGAGGCCAGGAGGTGCGCGAGGCGCGGCGCCCGACTGCCCCTGGAAGAATATGCGATGAGGGCGGCATTGTGGGATCGGACGTCGGAGGGGTCGAGGCGAGGGGGGTTCAGGTCGGGAGGGGGTGGAACGGCTGCCGCTGCGGCAGAGGTGGAGAagcggagggcgagggcgagggcgtcgatggactccgccgccgccgccgccgccgccggcggcgaggggcggcgcaTAATTGGTGGGAGTTTAGTGGTGCGAAGCGAACGATCGGATCTGGGGACGAATTAGGGGAAGATGGTCGCTGAATTGCTGCGAGATGATAGTTCCGTCTCTCCCAGAGAGGTGCAGGCCGAATGGGATTCTGTTTTGAGTGGCTGACGCCAACAAATTCCTAGACTTTCTGAGCGAAAACCAATTCATTAGCTCTTTTTGAAGCTGGCCTTCAGGGCTTGTTAGGGTACACCTCGGCTGTGGcctgggccttcttgggcttcagTATTTGTGATAGACTAAAAAAAACATTGGGTTATTTGTCTAGGATTGTTCCAATCACGGCCCATCCGTCAATCTTCAGGGAGAGCACAAATTATCATCAAATTGAAAGTTATGGTACCTAGTGCAATATGGGAGAAGCCTTTGGGAGAGCACTATAAACTTAACAACGATGCCACATATTTTGAGGATGGAAGTGGAGCAGTTGTTGTTGTTCAGCGGAACTCGCGAGGTGAAGCAATCGTAGGAGTGGCTGAGCCCATCTATGATGTCATGAAAGCACAAACTACAAAAGCAAAATGGGGTCTAAAGATGCTATTTGAAAGAGGATGTTCCAGAGTAACAGTGGAGTCTAATTGTCTAAAACTAGTTGATGCTTGCAAAGGCTGGTCTAAAATATGAAGCCCTTACACGTCCACACTAATGGACTACTTTAAGTTAGCACATGGAATTTCATCAATTTATTTTCACCATTGTCCACGAGATCTTAGTTATGAGCAAGGTATCATGTATGAATGGGTACAGGAGGCCCCAATTTTTTTGTTATCACATGTACCGTATGATGTAACCTTGCCACTCGAAGTATAGTTAAAGTGGCATAGGCTTTTCcttgaaaaaaatcatcaaaatgaAAAGTAGAGTGTGGGTCAAGATCCAGTTTCTCGCTTCGGTAGTGAAACGTAGTGGACGATCAAGTGCATTTTAAGGACAACTGAACAACATGATGGATATGACTACGTGTGGTATGTGAAGATTATTATTTTCAAGGTGGGGTGCACTTTTTTTAAAAGAAATGAAATTTATAACACAAAACCAGTTTAGCTAAGAGAACATCCGAGGATCTCCATCCTGAGAAATTACATAGTTTGAATTATATGAGTTTCTAGctaaacatggtgccactttgttcACCTTCTTTGGGTAATGTGCAAAAGATATCGAGCTCATCCCGAGGGCAATCTGAAAGCACTCAACAAGAACTACAGAGTACGGGTTCCATATCTTCGTTTCCCCATTGCAAGTTTGTATGATCTCGAGATAATCTGATTCAAGTGTGACCATTGAGCAACCATGACAATCCGTCGTCACCAATCCATCTCACGTCACcattgttagaaatatgccctaaaggcaataataaagtggttattattatatttccttgttcatggtaattgtttattatccatgctgggatttcattgattggaaactcaaatacatgtgtgggtacaaagataacactatgtccctagtgagcctctaatggactagctcgttgatcaaagatggtcaaggtttcctagccatagacatgagttgtcatttgataatgggaccacatcattaggagaatgatgtgatggacaagacccaaactatgaacgtagcatatgatcgtgtaagtttattgctattgttttctgcatgtcaagtattttagggcatatttatgcctaagtaattttggtgattgatgacagtaccttagtggactaatcgtgtgcattgagcatttcagataatacatgacaaaggctcaagacgattcggcaccctccgtggaatagaagcacggtctcttctacgattctctttgggggttttgagtcgtaggaacgccgtactattaagaggggatccgtatgggaaggtttgggtggaatcaatcttgcacgcacacactttttctccatctcctttcccttgcaactatggagcttttcccctctctggtctttctcttcttgcaaaaatgtcctctggcggtagtaccgctcgacctaacggtagtaccgctggagctggcggtagtaccgctggagctggcggtagtaccgctccaggactttagtatcgTCATCCTTGCGGTTGTACTACGTCAGACTTTTtgagaagactttcttggcggtggttggcccggtagtatccttgcgctaccatgggctcagcggtagtaccgctgtagccagcggaagtaccgctggagggtcagcggtagtaccgctgctgctagcagtagtaccgctgggctcgtgatGTGAGTGAGGAAAATGGTGGgattcttcccccactatataaagggttgttcttgctcaagaaccctacctttgaccctcctaagctccattgttgctccctaagctcaaaagtgcccgatctctctccctagccaatcaaacttgttgatttcctagggattggttgagaaggcctagatctacacttccaccaagagaaaaatgattccccccactaatcccttgcggatcttgttactcttgggtgtttgagcaccctagacggttgaggtcacctcggagccacattccattgtggtgaagctccgtggtcttgttgggagcctcgaagctttgtgtggagttagacccagccttgtttgtaaaggttcggtcgccgccttcaagagcacccatagtggaatcgcgacaccttgcattgtgtgagggcgtgaggagaatacggtggccctagtggcttattggggagcattgtgcctccacaccgctccaacggagacgtacttcctgtcaaaaggaaggaacttcagtagcacatcctcgtcttcattggttccacttgtggttatctctaatctttacattgtgtatgttattgttgtagactatttcttacttgccttagcgattatagtttGTAGCACCATATAGGTTGagcacctagttgtcattttagagaacctttatgttgctaaccctaacttgttaagaatagttaaaaagtggtagttgcctattcaccccccctctagtcagccatatcgatcctttcaattggtatcagagtcaggtttctttattaagggtttcaccacccgaagagtatggaggatgatgagggaggagcccatgggcaacccgaggtcatggcattgacttcggtcacaagggacgacttgaatgcgactatggccaacctcaggacgtccttgacgaacgaagtcaagaccatgcttaaagagttaattgagggaattaaaagttctcccgaaccggcgttggtggttaaacccgccaacacggattcggaggccaattcctctagggaagcggctaaaggtatgcgaccttcttcccctctcaaaaataatgggactggaacccatgcctcagttccacctcccatggtctatggaggaccggttcctacaccgcgtATTAATCCTCTTGGttttcctcctaagcttgttaagggtgattttgctacctgggtgttttctattaagtctcattcgaatcacagctcaacaaatttatggagaatcatcgagaaaggctactatcctcatgacccaagcaacctcactccaagagaagaagcggacaatcaatataatcactccgcattgtttattctccagtccgcagtgcctcctgaagatcttcctcacttgcgccccttcactccag encodes:
- the LOC123427134 gene encoding pentatricopeptide repeat-containing protein At5g65560-like yields the protein MRRPSPPAAAAAAAESIDALALALRFSTSAAAAAVPPPPDLNPPRLDPSDVRSHNAALIAYSSRGSRAPRLAHLLASFGAMLKSGAPPNRCTYNTLINAHCKLALLADARAALVRMREAGLAPDTFTYNCLMLGLCRAGLLAAACGLFVQMPRRWGACYDRYSYTILIKGLCAAGRIDDACRVFAKMSRGWCRPGVHTYTVLLDGLCKVRRVGEAEALLGEMVNKGVVPNVVTYNALIGGLCQEGRFDDVTKLLEKMEIQRHSPDCWTYTQVVHGLCKHGKVGHGAKVLHEAIGKGVALEVLTYNALINGYCKGGDMKAALDVLQLMKRNRVNPGVQTFNEVIHGFCCGGKVHKAMAFLTQMAGAGLSPNTVTFNSLISGQCSVGERKIALRLLDLMEEYGVLPDRQTYAIFIDALCDEGQLEEAHSLFSCLPMKGIKAHNVIYTSLVHGYCQVGDIDSAFGLMEKMASENCMPDVHTYNTLIDGLCKVKRLDRAIDLLDKMKKQGIEPTTCTFNILIKQMLWDKKHADAAKMYEQMISSGCKPDKQTYTLKISTDWFEGATKEENIDMAVVEMHEAGVFPDVETYNAIIKAYVDAGLKEKAFFAHVKMLSVPIDPDCTTYSILLNYMCNKDDSDAFDNEKIWKMVDVRNLQELFEQMCESDAAPGISTYKALLRGLCNQCRLEEVEWLLLKMQGNSILLDEDMSDYLLGCYCNLEMYREACEQFRSMAHQSFQPGLKSCCLLLSGLCDSGDHGMAVSIFSDMLGLGYNYDEVVWKLLIDCLHEKGHAGACLEMLSVMDAKKCVASTRTYASLVRLVAELNEDLV